The Canis lupus dingo isolate Sandy chromosome 8, ASM325472v2, whole genome shotgun sequence genome has a segment encoding these proteins:
- the AP1G2 gene encoding AP-1 complex subunit gamma-like 2 isoform X4, which yields MGTRMVVPSRKLQDLIEEIRGAKTQAQEREVIQKECAHIRASFRDGDPLHRHRQLAKLLYVHMLGYPAHFGQMECLKLIASPRFTDKRVGYLGAMLLLDERQDAHLLITNSIKNDLNQGIQVVQGLALCTLSTVGSAEMCRDLATEVEKLLLQPGSYVRKKAVLTAVHMIRKVPELSNIFLPPCAQLLHERHHGILLGTITLITELCERSPAALKHFQKVVPQLVQILRTLVTTGYSTEHSISGVSDPFLQVQILRLLRILGRNHEESSDTMNDLLAQVATNTDTSRNAGNAVLFETVLTIMDIRSATGLRVLAVNILGRFLLNSDKNIRYVALTSLLRMVQSDHSAVQRHRPTVVECLREVDASLSRRALELSLALVNSSNVRAMTQELQSFLESCSPDLRADCASGILLAAERFAPTKRWHIDTILRVLTTAGTHVRDDAVANLTQLIGGAQELHAYSVRRLYSALAEDISQQPLVQVAAWCIGEYGDLLLEGSCEETEPLQVEEEDVLDLLEKVLQSHMSLPATRGYALTALMKLSTRLRGDNNRIRQVVSIYGSCLDMELQQRAVEYNTLFRKYDHMRAAILEKMPLVERGGTQDEEIKESKEAQLSEASLVPTEPQASELLDLLDLLDGTSGAAQPPPPLEPSPGDVLVHLLDLPCDLPSASPPPGPRSPCPLLCCEPPITTPS from the exons ATGGGAACCAG GATGGTGGTGCCTTCGCGGAAGCTTCAAGATCTAATCGAGGAGATCCGTGGGGCCAAGACCCAAGCCCAGGAGCGGGAGGTGATTCAAAAGGAGTGCGCCCACATCCGCGCCTCCTTCCGCGATGGGGACCCTCTGCACAGGCACCGCCAGCTGGCCAAACTGCTCTACGTCCACATGCTGGGCTACCCCGCCCACTTTGGACAG ATGGAGTGCCTGAAACTGATCGCCTCCCCCAGATTCACAGACAAGAGGGTGGGCTACCTGGGGGCCATGCTTCTACTGGATGAGAGGCAGGATGCCCATCTGCTCATTACCAACAGCATCAAGAA TGACCTCAACCAGGGGATTCAGGTGGTGCAAGGCCTGGCCCTGTGTACTCTGAGCACTGTGGGCTCTGCGGAGATGTGCCGGGACCTGGCCACTGAAGTGGAAAAACTGCTCCTGCAGCCTGGCTCCTATGTGCGCAAGAAG GCTGTTCTGACTGCCGTGCACATGATCCGGAAGGTCCCCGAGCTCTCCAACATCTTCCTCCCACCCTGTGCCCAACTGCTTCACGAACGCCACCATG GCATCCTGCTGGGCACCATCACGCTGATCACGGAGCTCTGTGAACGAAGCCCTGCAGCCCTCAAGCACTTTCAAAAG gtGGTCCCCCAGCTGGTGCAGATTCTCCGGACTCTGGTGACAACAGGATATTCCACAGAGCACAGCATATCTGGAGTCAGCGACCCCTTCCTGCAG GTCCAGATACTTCGTCTGCTTCGGATTCTGGGCCGGAACCATGAAGAAAGCAGTGATACCATGAATGACTTGCTGGCTCAG GTGGCCACTAACACAGACACCAGCCGAAATGCGGGCAATGCAGTCCTATTTGAGACGGTGCTGACCATCATGGACATCCGTTCTGCCACCGGCTTGCGG GTTCTGGCTGTCAACATCCTTGGCCGCTTTCTGCTCAACAGTGACAAGAACATTAG GTATGTTGCCCTGACGTCATTGCTGCGTATGGTGCAGTCTGATCACAGCGCGGTGCAGCGGCACCGGCCCACTGTGGTGGAATGTCTACGGGAAGTCGATGCCTCCCTTAGCCG GAGGGCCCTGGAGCTGAGTCTGGCTCTGGTGAATAGCTCCAATGTGCGAGCCATGACACAAGAGCTACAGAGCTTTCTGGAATCCTGCTCCCCTGATCTACGGGCCGATTGCGCCTCAGGCATCCTGCTGGCAGCAGAGAG GTTTGCCCCAACCAAGCGGTGGCACATAGACACCATCCTGCGTGTGCTGACAACG GCAGGCACCCATGTACGGGATGATGCGGTGGCCAACCTGACACAGCTGATTGGGGGTGCCCAGGAGCTACATGCCTACTCTGTGCGCCGCCTCTACAGTGCCCTGGCAGAGGACATCTCCCAA CAACCACTGGTGCAAGTGGCAGCCTGGTGCATTGGAGAATACGGGGACCTCCTGCTGGAGGGGAGCTGTGAGGAGACTGAGCCCCTTCAG gtggaggaagaggatgtGCTGGACCTGTTGGAAAAGGTGCTACAGTCCCATATGTCCCTGCCAGCCACCCGAGGATATGCCCTGACTGCCCTCATGAAGCTCAGCACCCGGCTCCGTGGGGACAACAA CCGCATCCGCCAGGTGGTGTCCATCTATGGGAGTTGCCTGGACATGGAGCTGCAGCAGCGGGCCGTGGAGTATAACACGCTCTTCCGGAAGTACGACCACATGAG GGCTGCCATCCTAGAAAAGATGCCTCTTGTGGAGCGAGGTGGCACTCAGGATGAGGAgataaaggaaagcaaagaagctCAACTTTCAGAAGCCAGTCTTGTTCCCACAGAGCCACAG gCCTCTGAGCTCTTGGATCTGCTAGATCTCCTGGATGGCACCTCTGGGgctgcccagcccccacctcctctgGAACCCTCCCCAGGAGATGTTCTGGTACACCTCCTCGACCTGCCCTGTGACCTGCCCTCTGCATCTCCACCCCCAG GACCGAGGTCCCCATGCCCTCTTCTGTGCTGTGAACCCCCCATCACAACTCCATCTTGA